DNA from Desulfarculus baarsii DSM 2075:
TGACCACGTCGCGCAGGGCGTTGGAGACGATGTATTTGTCGGTGCCCACGAATTTGTCGAAACTGGCTGACATGGATTCTCCTTGCAAAGGCGAGGCGGAGTCATTCCCCACTCTCTCGTATGCAAAATAATACCCATCCGCATTTGTAAATCAAGTGTTCGGTTTTTTGCCGTGGCGATTTTTCTCATGCGCGCAGCCGCTTGACTTTGATTTTCGGCAAAATGTATACTGTCGACCGTCCCGGCATATATAAATTAATCCGCCGCGTTAGAGCAATAATATATAATGTCGACGTGTTTTTGGGTTGATTGGGTTGACCGAGGCGTCACGCCAACCAAACAAGGAGGAGCGTTTTGTTCGGCATAGAAAGCCTGGAATTGGCATGGGCCTACATCCTATGCATCCTGGCCTCGCTGTTGTGCGTGGTCTATGGGGTGGTCAAGTGGAACGAAACCGGGCCGCCGTCGGGCGAATTGCGTAACGAGTCGGCCAAACAGCGGAAAAAGCGCAAAAAGACTTGAGCCAGCAGTCCCGCCAAGGGGGGCTGGCGGCAAGGCGCAAAGGTTCGGGAGAACTAAATCATGACACCATTTGTGATAAAAATCGTCACGGCGCTGATCTATCTGGCGGTGATCTTCTACCTTGGCTACAAAGGCTGGAAGGAAACCAAAAGCGCCAGCGATTACATGCTGGCCGGTCGCCAGATGAACCCCTTTGTCATGGCCATGAGCTATGGCGCCACGTTCATTTCCACCTCGGCCATCATCGGCTTTGGCGGCGCGGCGGCCATGTTCGGCTTTCCCCTGCTATGGCTGACGTTTCTTAATATTTTCGTGGGCATTTTCATAGCCATGGCCTTTTTGGGCAAGCGCACGCGGCGCATGGGCGTGGCCCTGGACGCCCACACCTTTCCCGAGCTTTTGGGCCTGCGCTATCAATCGCGATTTATCCAGGGCTTTTCCGGCCTGGTCATCTTTTTGTTCATCCCGGTCTACGCCGCGGCGGTGCTGATCGGCATCAGCCGCATGCTGGAAGTGAGCCTTGGCATCCCTTACGATGTGGCCTTGATCGGCTTCACGGTCATTTTGGCCATCTACGTCATCACCGGCGGCCTGAAGGCCGTGATGTACACCGACGCCTTCCAGGGCTCGGTGATGTTCGTGATGATGATCATCCTGGTGGCCTTCGCCTATTACAGCCTGGGCGGCTTCACCGAGGCGCACCAGCAGCTCACCGACATGGCCCCGCTCATGCCCGAAAAGCTGGTCAAGGGCGGCATGAAGGGCTGGACCCAAGGCGCCGTGGCCGGTTCGCCACTGTGGCTGACCATCTACACCACCATCGTCTACGGCGTGGGCATCGGCGTATTGGCCCAGCCCCAGCTTTCGGTGCGTTTCATGACCGTGGCCTCCGACCGCGAACTCAACCGCGGCGTGCTCTATGGCGGCGTGTTCATCCTGTTCATGACCGGCGTGGCCTTCGTGGTGGGCGCGCTGTCCAACGTGGTCTTTTACAAGGCCCTGGGCAAGATCTCCATCGCCGTGGCCGAGGGCAACAGCGACAAGATCATCCCCGAATACATCACCCAGATGATGCCCGAATGGTTTGGCGTGCTGTTTTTGCTGGCCATGTTCGCCGCGGCCATGAGCACGCTCTCCAGCCAGTTTCACGTGGGCGGCACCAGCTTGGGCCGCGATTTCTACGAGCGGGGCCTGGGCAAAAAAGCCGCCAACGAGGTGATGCTCAACCAGGCCGGCATCGGCGTGACCATCCTGATCACCCTGATCTGGGGCAAGTATCTGCCCGAATCGATCATCGCCCCGGCCACGGCCTTTTTCTTCGGCCTGTGCGCGGCGGCCTTTTTGCCGGCCTACGTGCTGGGCCTCTACTGGAAGGGCATGACCAAGATCGGCGCGGTGGTCTCCATGGCCGGCGGTTTCGCGGCTTCGATGTTCTATCTGCTGTTTGTCCACACCAAGGAATCCCAGGCCATCGGCCTGTGCAAGTCCATGTTCGGCGTCGACAGCCTGGCCATGCTGGCCGAAAAAGGCTCGGCGGGCTTCATGCTGCAATGGGTCGACCCCAACATCATCGCCCTGCCGGTTTCGTTCATACTAGCCGTTGTGGCCAGCCTGCTCACGCGCAAGATGGACGATGAACACTTGAATCTGTGCTGGCGACACCTGTAGAATCCTTTTATGACATGCCGGGGGCGCCGGGAACCCACCGGCGCCCCCGCTTATTTTTGGCTTCCGCCTGGATTGGGGTCGTGCATATGGATCTGCCGGAAAAACCACTGGCCCGCGAGGTCGTCAAGCCCGTCAAGGGCCCGTCCCGCCTGCCCTGGCTGATCGCCCTGGTGGTGTTGGCCTTGGCCGTCGTGCCGCTTTATTTCATGTGGAAGGCCGGCGCGGTCGGCGATCAAGCCGCCAAGCCGCCAAGCGCCGCCACCCAGCAGGGCCAGGCCGGCCAGGCTGGCGTTCCCACCCCGCCGGGCCCCAGCAAGCACGGCGAAGTCATCGAACTAAACAAGCCCGAGGATGCGGCCCCCGGCGGCGAGCAGGACCAACGCAAAAAGCAGTTTGGCCTGGACAAGTCCGTGGACGCGGTTTTGCGTAGCGACGAGACGGTCAAGGTCGGCGACCAGAGCGTGCCGGTCAGCGAGCTGGAACGCAAGCTGGCCGTGCAAAGCCGCGGCGAATTGTTGGAGCGACCGATCGACGGATCAAGCCAGGTCAGCGCCTGGGGCGTGCATTTGGTCAACCCCAACGATAATTTGTGGGATATTCACTTCGTGCTGCTGCGCGAATACCTGGCCACGCGCGGGTTGAAGCTGGCCGCCGACGCCGACGAGCCCACCAGCGGCGGCTATTCCTCGGGCGTGGGCCGCACGCTCAAATTCGCCGAGCACATGGTCGGCGTCTACAACCTCAAGACCGGCCGCATGAGCTCCGACCTGAGCACCCTCGAACCAGGTCAAAAGCTCGTTGTCTTCAACCTCAGCGAACTGTTCGGCGCTTTGGCCAAGATCAACCCCCAAGAACTGGCCCAGGTGCGCTTCGACGGCCGCACGCTGTTTTTCCCCGCCGACGAAGCCGCGGCCCAACAGGCCGAAAGCCAGGCCCTGCAACAGATCCCAGACCAGAAACGCTGAGGCGCGAGATGCATATCGGACTGGTCCATCACCCGGTTTTTCAAGAGCACGACCCTGGCAGGTTCCACGTCGAAGTACCGGGCAGGCTGCGGGTGCTGGACCAGGCCATGCGCGGCTGGACGGGCCTGCGCAACTGCCAGCGCATGCCCTTGCGCCAAGCCACCGAGGCCGAACTGCGCCGGGTGCATCATCCCGCGCACATCGCCCGCGTGGCCGCCACCGAGGGCAAGCACACCGCCCTCGACGCCGACACCGGCGTCTCGCCCCGCTCTTTCGAGGCGGCGCTCCTGGCCGCCGGTAGCCTGATCGACCTTTGCGACCGCGCCATGATCGGCCATTTTTACAACGGCATGGCCCTGGTGCGGCCGCCGGGCCACCACGCCACGCCCGATCGGGCCATGGGCTTTTGCCTGTTCAACAACGTGGCCGTGGCCGCCGCCCACCTCATCGAGGCCCGTGGGCTGGAGCGCGTGTTGATCGTCGACTGGGACGTGCACCACGGCAACGGCACCGAGGACACCTTCTATTCCGAGGGCCGGGTGATGTATTTTTCCACCCACCAGTCGCCGATGTACCCAGGCTCCGGCCCGGTCAGCGCGGTGGGCAGCGGCGCCGGCGAGGGTCGCACGGTCAACGCGCCCATGTCGGCCGGCCGGGGCGATCTGGAATACATCCGCGTGTTCAAGGATCTGCTGACGCCCATTGCCCGTTGTTTCAAGCCCCAGTTCATTCTGGTCTCGGCCGGCTTTGACGCCCACCACGAGGATCCCTTGGGCGGCATGCGCATAACGTCAAGTGGTTTCGCGGCCTTGACGCAGATTCTCATGGAGCTTTCCTCGGAATTTTGCCCCGGCCGGCTGGTGCTGACGCTGGAGGGCGGCTACGCCGTTTCGGCCTTGGCCCGCTCGGTGCTGGCCTGTCTGGACGTGTTGGCCGGCCGCCGCGAGGACGAACTGATCGCCCAGGCCGCCGAGGTCGAGCCGCCGCGCATCATCGCCCGCTCGCGGGAGATCATGGGCGGTTATTGGTCGCTGGACTGACCTGTTTTTGTCTGGCCACCACCCCCGCCGGACCAACCGGCGGGGGTTTTGCCGTTGGCCGCCTTGCCAGGGCCGATGGCCCGTGTTAATAAAGCATTTTGCCGCGCGCACAGGAGGACACGACCCATGAAAATCAGCGCCGAGGAAGTGGCCCAGGTGGCGGCTTTGGCCCGCCTGAAGCTGGACGAGGCCATGACCACGATGCTCACCGAGCAGATGAACGACATCCTGGGCTACATGGACAAGCTTGGCGAGTTGGACACAAGCGGCGTGCCGGCCACCAACCACGCCCTGACCCTGACCGGGGCCATGCGGCCCGATCAGATCGCCCCCAGCCTGGCGCGCGACGAGGCCCTGGCCAACGCGCCCCGTGGCAACGGCGAAAGCTTTGTCGTCCCCCGCGTGATTTAGGTGAGCAAATGAACTATCACGACTTGACCATCGCGCAGGCCAGCCAGTTGCTGGCCAAGGGCGAGCTATCCTCGGTGGAGCTGACCAAAGCCATGCTCGAACGCGTGGCCGCCACCGAGGAGCGCGTCCACGCCTACATCACCCTGACGCCCGAGTTGGCCCTGGAGCAGGCGGCCAACGCCGACAAGATGCGCGCCCAAGGCCAGGCCGGCCCGCTGACCGGCGTGCCCGCCGGCGTCAAGGACGTGCTCTGCACCCGTGGCGTGGCCACCACCTGCGCCAGCCGCATGCTGCAGAACTTCACGCCGCCCTACTCGGCCACCTTGGTGCGCAAGCTGGAGGCGGCCGGCATGGTCATGCTGGGCAAGCACAACATGGACGAGTTCGCCATGGGCAGCTCCACCGAAAACTCGGCCTTTGGCCCCACCAGCAATCCGTGGGACTTGCGGGCCGTGCCCGGAGGCTCCTCGGGCGGCTCGGCGGCCAGCGTGGCCGCGCGTTCGTGCTTTTACGCCATTGGCACCGACACCGGCGGCTCCATTCGCCAGCCGGCCAGCCACTGCGGCGTGGTCGGCCTCAAGCCGACCTACGGCCGGGTCAGCCGCCTGGGCCTGGTGGCCTTTGCCAGCAGCCTCGACCAGGCCGGGCCCATCACCCGCAGCGTGGCCGACGCGGCGACCGTCTTGCAGGTCATCGCTGGCCACGACCCGGCCGACTCCACCAGCGCCCCGCGCCCCGTGCCCGACTACGCCGCCGCCCTGCGACGGGGCGTCAAGGGCCTGCGCCTGGGCGTGCCCAAGGAATACTTCGTCGCGGGCATGGACCCCCAGGTCGAAGACGCGGTGCGCGCGGCCATCGCCACCCTGGAGGGCCTGGGCGCCCAAGTGCGACCCATCAGCCTGCCCCACGCCGAATACAGTTTGGCGGTCTATTACATCATCGCCCCGGCCGAGTGCAGCAGCAACCTGGCCCGCTACGACGGCGTCAAGTATGGCCTGTCCATCCGCCCGGAGGGCGCGGACTTGCTGGAGATGTACACCGCCACCCGCTCCCAGGGCTTTGGCAAGGAGGTCATCCGGCGGATCATGCTGGGCACATACGTGCTCAGCGCCGGCTACTACGACGCCTATTACAACAAGGCCAGCCAGGTGCGCACGCTCTTGATCGAGGATTTCGCGGCGGCCTTCAAGGAAGTCGACGCCATCGTCACGCCGGTGGCCCCCACTCCGGCCTTTGACAAGGGCCAGATGACCGACGATCCCATGCAGATGTATCTCAGCGATATTTTTACGCTATCGTGCAACTTGGCGGGCTTGCCGGGCATGAGCCTGCCCTGTGGTTTCGCCCAGAGCGGCCGGCCCATCGGCCTGCAACTGATGGCCCCCCACTTTGCCGAGGAGACGCTCTTGGCCGTGGGCCAGGCCTTCCAGGAGGCCACGGACTTTCACGCCCGACTGGCCGCTATCTGAGGCGGATCGAGGCTGCTGCACGGTGAAACATAACAAATGTTGTAAAAACAGATAATTACCTGTGAAACATGAATTCCACCGTGCAGCAGCCGAAGCGCGCCATGGACGGCGCGCCAAATCGCGAGCCTGATTAGGCGAGCGATTTGTGAGGCTTGGCAAAACCGCGCTTTTGCCAAGCCGAAGCTGCACGGGGCAGGACGCCCCCGTGCAGCACTCTCGGATCAGCAAAGGCAAAACAGAGCCGCGCGTTGGCGATCGACGCGCGGCTCTGCTCTTTTTTTGGGGCGCGGAAGGCTCAGTCGGCGGCGAAGTAGCGCAGCGAGCAACTGGCCGCGTCATCCTCGGCCTGGGCCGGGCGCGGGTTTTCGCCCAGGGGATCGCCCAGGCCCAGATCGTCGGGCGCTTGGACGATCATCAACTCCAGACGGCCCGAGGGACGGCTCCACTGCCAGCTTTTGAAGGCGAAGGTGTCGTCCTGGCCGCTGGGCTGGCCATAAACGGCCTTGAGTTGGTCCAAGAGCTTGGCGAAGCTTTCGATGTGGCCTTGGGCCATCATCGTCACCGCCAGCAACTTGCCTTCGGGCGCTTTCTGGCTGAAGTATAGATAAACCCTGAACTTTTCGTCGACAAGCTCCACCGGCTCGCCCAGGGCGCAGACCGGCTTGGCCGCCGATTCGGTCCAGGGTTCGAGCTTGCGCAGCTTGGCTACCTGGGCCTGGGTCTGGCCCCAGGCCAGATTTTGCCAGCCGGCGATGTCTTGCGGCTGGCGGGCCAGCATGAACCAAATCGTCGCCGCCGTCACGGCCGTCAACACCAGGCCCAGGCCCAACCACGGCTTTTTGCTGGTCATGCGCCATCCTCCGCGCGCTGGTGGTCAACTTGGCTAAACAATAGCACATCCAGCCCGGCCAGGCGATTGCCCGCAACCCGCGGCCGTGGCAAAATGCCCCCATCAACTCGTAAACGGCGGAGAAACCATGAACCAACCCGAGCCATACATGACCGACGATCAACTGCGCGCCATTTTCGCTGGCCTGGAGCGTCACCATCTGCACGCCATGTTCGGCGTCAAGGTCGAGCGCGCCGCCGATGGTCAGGCCGTGGCGCGCTGCACTCTGGGCCAAAACCACATGAACATCCTGGGCTCGATCCACGGCGGGGTCTATTATGTTTTGCTGGATGTGGCCTCATATTGCGCGGCGTTGACGGTTTTGCCCGTCAGCGCCAACGCCGCCACCATCGATATTCATGTGTCGGTGTTGCGGCCGGCCAAGATCGGCGACGAAATGGAGCTGCGCGGCGTGGTTCGCAAGCGTGGTCGCAGCCTGATTTTTCTGGAATCGCAAGCCCTGGTCAACGGCAAGCCGGCCGCCCTGGCCCACGTCACCAAGAGCATCGCGCCCTTTGACATGCGAAAGCTGATGCAGGCCGGCTAGGGCCAGAGCGGTCGCTCGGCCAGGGCCCGCCACAGGTCGGCGGCGTCGGCCTGAGGCAGCGGCCGGCGCAGCTCGGCCAACGCATCCTCGACATAGGCCGGCCGACGCATGCCCAGCAACACGCAGCTAACGCCCTTGGTCGCCCGCGCGGCGCGCAGGGCCGTCTGGGCCAAACCGCCATCGGCGGCGACCCACGGCCCGAAACGTTCGCCAAAGCCTTTGGCGATCTGCTGGGCCTGCTTGGCGGCCATGGCCTGATAAAGGGCGTCGATGGCCTGGTGCAGGGCCGTGGCGCTCTGGCCCAAACGCTCCAGCCACTGGCCGACCGCCGGCGCGTCCCCGGCGGCGCGGGCCACGGCCTGGCGCACGAACTCCAGGCGCGGCCGCAGATAGCCGTCGCGGATGGTGGCCCATTGCTCCAGGCCGCTGAAGCTGTCCCAGTGGCGCCCCAGACCTTCGGCCGCGGGCAAGGCCGCCAGCGCCTCGGCGGGCAGACGGCCGGCTTGGGCCAGGGGCGCTAGCAGTTCTTGACCTTGGGCCTCCAGGGCGGCAAGCTCGGCCAAGCCGTCGACGATGGCCCCCGGCGGCGGCGCGGCCACGGCCGGCCCCTGGGCCAGGCGCACGAGGTGACCGTCGGGCGTCATGGCGTTGAGCGGCCGGTTGATCAGCACGGCCAGGCCCTGAGCGTGGGCCATGCCCAGAAAAGTCTGGCCGCCGGGCTGGTTGACGTTGACCGCCGCGCCGGGCTCCAGCAGGTTCAGCGGCGTCTGGGCGGCCAGGAAATGATGCCCCGGCCCCAGATCCTCGGCCAGGGCGCAGACTTGGCTCAGCGAAACGAACTCGGGGTCGGCCGGGCGATGGCCCATGGTGTTGGAGCTCAGCCCGTGCCAGCCGATGCGCCCGGCCTTGGCCTCGCGCTCCAGATGCATCATGGCCGCCTTCAGCCGGCGGTAAAACTCGGCCCTGGCTTGGTCCAACTCCAGGCCCTGTTTTTGCGTGGCCCAGCCCAGATAATATTCCGGATTGTGGAGCAAATAGACGTCGATGCGCTCCACCCCCAGGCGCTCCAGGCTGCGGCCGATCTGATCGGCCAGAAAATCGGGATGGATGCAGTGCTCCAGGTTGGGGCCAAGCTCCAGCAGTTCGGGAAAGGGCCGCCCTTGCTGGCGACGGCGCTGGCTGAGGGCAAGGTTGAAGCCTTGCAGGTAGCCGCCCTTGCTGACGATCACGACCTGCTCGCGGCGCGGGCGGCCGCGCTGGCCAAGTTCGGCCAGGGTTTGGCCCACCAGCATCTCCGAGCCGCCGTCGGCGTAGTTGGCGCTGGTGTCGATGAGGTTGACGCCGGCCAGCAACGCCGCCTCCAGGGCTTGGCGCTGATCGGGCTCGGAGGGCCCAACGCGGTAGCAGCCAAAACCGATCCGGCTGACCACCAACCCGCTGCGACCCAGCGGCCCATGGGCCAGGCCCACGCGGCTCAGGGCCTTGGCCGTGGCCTCGGCGCTGGCCGCCTTTTCGTTCAGAACGCGCGCCATCTTCGCCCTTTCCTAACCCAGGCCGTATTTTTTCATCTTGTAGGCCAGATTGCTCTTGGTCAGGCCCAAGGCCGCCGCCGCGTGGGCGGCCACGCCGCCGGCCTCGCCCAGGGCCCGCTGGATCATGCGCTTTTCCAGATCCTCGACGGCGTCATTGATGGACATGCCCTCGGGCAACTCTGGCCCCACGCTTTTTTCGCCGCGCCCGCCCTGCATCTCCAGGGGCAGATCGCTGGCGGTGATCTCGCCGCCGGCCAGGATCACCGCCCGTTCCAGGGCGTTTTCCAGCTCGCGCACGTTGCCGGGCCAGGGGTGTCGGTAGATGGCCTGCATGGCTTCTGCCGAGACCGTGGGCGGCTGGCGGCCAACCTCGGCGGCGTATTTTTTGACGAAATGGGCCACCAACAGCGGTAGATCATCCGTGCGCTCGCGCAGGGGCGGCATGTCCAGGCGCACGACGTTGAGCCGATAAAACAAATCCTCGCGGAAAGCGCCTTTTTTGACCATGGCCCCCAGATCGCGGTTGGTGGCCGCCACGATGCGCACGTCCACGGCGATGGGCTGGTTGCCGCCCACCCGCTCGAAGGTGCGCTCTTGCAGCACGCGCAACAGCTTGACCTGGGTGGTCGGCGATATCTCGCCGATCTCGTCCAAAAACAGCGTGCCGCGATGGGCCAGCTCGAAGCGGCCCTTGCGCCGCTCCGTGGCGCCGGTGAAGGAGCCCCTTTCGTGGCCGAAGAGCTCGCTTTCCAGCAAAGTCTCGGTGATGGCCATGCAGTTGACCGCCACGAAGGGCTCCTCGGCCCGGCTGGAGCGCGAATGCAGGGCCCGGGCGATGAGCTCCTTGCCTGTGCCGCTTTCGCCGGTGATCAGCACCGTGGCCTTGGCGTCGGCCACTTTGTCGACCAGGGCGAAGACCTGGCGCATGGGTTTGGATTGGCCGATGATCTCGCCATAGCCGGCCAATTCTTCGCGCAGCAGGCGATTTTGGGTCATCAACCGACGCATGCGCAGGGTTTTTTCGGTGGTCAGCAGCAGTTCGCGGTTTTCGAAGGGCTTGATGATATAGTCGGTCGCGCCCAGCTTCATGGCCTCGACGGCGTTTTCCA
Protein-coding regions in this window:
- a CDS encoding histone deacetylase family protein — protein: MHIGLVHHPVFQEHDPGRFHVEVPGRLRVLDQAMRGWTGLRNCQRMPLRQATEAELRRVHHPAHIARVAATEGKHTALDADTGVSPRSFEAALLAAGSLIDLCDRAMIGHFYNGMALVRPPGHHATPDRAMGFCLFNNVAVAAAHLIEARGLERVLIVDWDVHHGNGTEDTFYSEGRVMYFSTHQSPMYPGSGPVSAVGSGAGEGRTVNAPMSAGRGDLEYIRVFKDLLTPIARCFKPQFILVSAGFDAHHEDPLGGMRITSSGFAALTQILMELSSEFCPGRLVLTLEGGYAVSALARSVLACLDVLAGRREDELIAQAAEVEPPRIIARSREIMGGYWSLD
- a CDS encoding aldo/keto reductase, encoding MARVLNEKAASAEATAKALSRVGLAHGPLGRSGLVVSRIGFGCYRVGPSEPDQRQALEAALLAGVNLIDTSANYADGGSEMLVGQTLAELGQRGRPRREQVVIVSKGGYLQGFNLALSQRRRQQGRPFPELLELGPNLEHCIHPDFLADQIGRSLERLGVERIDVYLLHNPEYYLGWATQKQGLELDQARAEFYRRLKAAMMHLEREAKAGRIGWHGLSSNTMGHRPADPEFVSLSQVCALAEDLGPGHHFLAAQTPLNLLEPGAAVNVNQPGGQTFLGMAHAQGLAVLINRPLNAMTPDGHLVRLAQGPAVAAPPPGAIVDGLAELAALEAQGQELLAPLAQAGRLPAEALAALPAAEGLGRHWDSFSGLEQWATIRDGYLRPRLEFVRQAVARAAGDAPAVGQWLERLGQSATALHQAIDALYQAMAAKQAQQIAKGFGERFGPWVAADGGLAQTALRAARATKGVSCVLLGMRRPAYVEDALAELRRPLPQADAADLWRALAERPLWP
- a CDS encoding sigma-54-dependent transcriptional regulator, translated to MNRILVVDDEKNYLVVLEALLRGEGYDVRTADNGQAALRLADEDEPDLVITDMKMPRMSGIELIQALRVDHPDLPVIVMTAYGTVENAVEAMKLGATDYIIKPFENRELLLTTEKTLRMRRLMTQNRLLREELAGYGEIIGQSKPMRQVFALVDKVADAKATVLITGESGTGKELIARALHSRSSRAEEPFVAVNCMAITETLLESELFGHERGSFTGATERRKGRFELAHRGTLFLDEIGEISPTTQVKLLRVLQERTFERVGGNQPIAVDVRIVAATNRDLGAMVKKGAFREDLFYRLNVVRLDMPPLRERTDDLPLLVAHFVKKYAAEVGRQPPTVSAEAMQAIYRHPWPGNVRELENALERAVILAGGEITASDLPLEMQGGRGEKSVGPELPEGMSINDAVEDLEKRMIQRALGEAGGVAAHAAAALGLTKSNLAYKMKKYGLG
- the gatA gene encoding Asp-tRNA(Asn)/Glu-tRNA(Gln) amidotransferase subunit GatA, translated to MNYHDLTIAQASQLLAKGELSSVELTKAMLERVAATEERVHAYITLTPELALEQAANADKMRAQGQAGPLTGVPAGVKDVLCTRGVATTCASRMLQNFTPPYSATLVRKLEAAGMVMLGKHNMDEFAMGSSTENSAFGPTSNPWDLRAVPGGSSGGSAASVAARSCFYAIGTDTGGSIRQPASHCGVVGLKPTYGRVSRLGLVAFASSLDQAGPITRSVADAATVLQVIAGHDPADSTSAPRPVPDYAAALRRGVKGLRLGVPKEYFVAGMDPQVEDAVRAAIATLEGLGAQVRPISLPHAEYSLAVYYIIAPAECSSNLARYDGVKYGLSIRPEGADLLEMYTATRSQGFGKEVIRRIMLGTYVLSAGYYDAYYNKASQVRTLLIEDFAAAFKEVDAIVTPVAPTPAFDKGQMTDDPMQMYLSDIFTLSCNLAGLPGMSLPCGFAQSGRPIGLQLMAPHFAEETLLAVGQAFQEATDFHARLAAI
- a CDS encoding sodium:solute symporter family protein, with amino-acid sequence MTPFVIKIVTALIYLAVIFYLGYKGWKETKSASDYMLAGRQMNPFVMAMSYGATFISTSAIIGFGGAAAMFGFPLLWLTFLNIFVGIFIAMAFLGKRTRRMGVALDAHTFPELLGLRYQSRFIQGFSGLVIFLFIPVYAAAVLIGISRMLEVSLGIPYDVALIGFTVILAIYVITGGLKAVMYTDAFQGSVMFVMMIILVAFAYYSLGGFTEAHQQLTDMAPLMPEKLVKGGMKGWTQGAVAGSPLWLTIYTTIVYGVGIGVLAQPQLSVRFMTVASDRELNRGVLYGGVFILFMTGVAFVVGALSNVVFYKALGKISIAVAEGNSDKIIPEYITQMMPEWFGVLFLLAMFAAAMSTLSSQFHVGGTSLGRDFYERGLGKKAANEVMLNQAGIGVTILITLIWGKYLPESIIAPATAFFFGLCAAAFLPAYVLGLYWKGMTKIGAVVSMAGGFAASMFYLLFVHTKESQAIGLCKSMFGVDSLAMLAEKGSAGFMLQWVDPNIIALPVSFILAVVASLLTRKMDDEHLNLCWRHL
- a CDS encoding PaaI family thioesterase produces the protein MNQPEPYMTDDQLRAIFAGLERHHLHAMFGVKVERAADGQAVARCTLGQNHMNILGSIHGGVYYVLLDVASYCAALTVLPVSANAATIDIHVSVLRPAKIGDEMELRGVVRKRGRSLIFLESQALVNGKPAALAHVTKSIAPFDMRKLMQAG
- a CDS encoding symporter small accessory protein; this translates as MFGIESLELAWAYILCILASLLCVVYGVVKWNETGPPSGELRNESAKQRKKRKKT
- the gatC gene encoding Asp-tRNA(Asn)/Glu-tRNA(Gln) amidotransferase subunit GatC; amino-acid sequence: MKISAEEVAQVAALARLKLDEAMTTMLTEQMNDILGYMDKLGELDTSGVPATNHALTLTGAMRPDQIAPSLARDEALANAPRGNGESFVVPRVI